The proteins below are encoded in one region of Lactuca sativa cultivar Salinas chromosome 3, Lsat_Salinas_v11, whole genome shotgun sequence:
- the LOC111894540 gene encoding uncharacterized protein LOC111894540, with protein MLNKLPKKKGDLGSLTLPCQFGNLAAIHTLADSGASVNLMPYSFFKKLDLPEPRPIRMAIHLANKTVTFPRGICEDLLVKVDKFVFPVDFIILEMEADPQVPIILGRPFLNTTSAIVDMRDSKLTLRVGEDSVTFGLDQAMKYARNSDDTTFSIDMLDELLEECISVDSSKFTTDDE; from the coding sequence atgctaAATAAGCTACCAAAGAAGAAGGGTGACCTGGGGAGTTTGACTTTACCCtgccaatttggcaacttggcTGCGATTCATACATTAGCCGATTCGGGAGCAAGTGTGAACCTAATGCcatattcattctttaagaagctggATCTCCCGGAACCAAGGCCAATTCGCATGGCAATTCACTTGGCAAACAAGACAGTCACCTTCCCAAGAGGTATATGCGAAGACTTACTAGTCAAGGTGGACAAATTCGTCTTTCCCGTTGATTTTATCATTCTAGAAATGGAGGCGGATCCACAAGTTCCAATAATCCTTGGAAGGCCCTTCCTCAACACGACAAGTGCTATAGTAGACATGAGGGACTCGAAGCTCACCTTGCGGGTAGGAGAAGATTCAGTCACATTTGGGCTAGACCAAGCTATGAAGTATGCAAGGAACAGTGATGACACGACATTCTCAATTGATATGCTTGACGAATTATTGGAGGAATGCATAAGTGTAGATTCCAGCAAGTTCACAACTGATGATGAATAA